A stretch of the Aegilops tauschii subsp. strangulata cultivar AL8/78 chromosome 4, Aet v6.0, whole genome shotgun sequence genome encodes the following:
- the LOC109753514 gene encoding uncharacterized protein, translating to MAGAVGFLADVNDHWLKPRLLRVVVGERMPQPGSTVPPEELASILEAVRTHGLLNEVLQDPSDQKLAEAWRATVDAWLERVGELVESDSPYSCWLGTCFLGVTFQECSSERFAESYSDWFEKILRNLQQGPSSLQLVTVVSCTSMSDLFARLAKFLNLKKEASSFAGRVVEPLLLLLNENGPVADEAIDLLRTVIKLYPSSVNRHYNKVESTIAAKIMSTEVNVKLSKKFARVLAMLPSVRVSEGTWSLMIQKVLIGINNLLNDAFVGLEEEKKGREIMMLLVPPGNDPPPVLGDQVKLGGNLHVTKKFGVFTVPTISALAHCCCMMLTSYYPVQVTVPGRALIALSRRVLLVDGSLRNKLFPSTTSLHQELICFELPSLHSSFLDLLHATIKGMRSQLLPHAANIVRLVTDYFKIAKLPTTRTKVYSIVQLLLTSMGVGMSLHLLEVIVSNAVGDLDDNCVKEMTLFSTNPSKGTSESLSKSYSKKRKQEPQIQNSHASGLEKAAISPKKMKTSSMPTSSKGMTPETPGDVRMFTPLCVKIAALETLEILLNVGGSLRTDHWRAKVDLLLINIATSACDSGAGYEPSTTKVGETSISHFRLASYKALLASFLSSPHARPLYLAQGTELFRKGKLEIGTTLAEFCSHALLALDVLTHPRALSLEKAGPLVPGLNRSEPEKAIFGTGTFNFSPSEGQRQVIADEDTYDDWLPSIKDNEPTEKSTLVKEVPQIGSHTIAEAVEDVPACNRSDAIMVVATTEKTSEPVTVDNPSSSNAVSNPIYSRPPETQKAAATPFREEKRADHVDSLLQNKSSAAVNLPFRNLATSGEKPSDPGVAALSSYKDVSSTRFIQPIKADLSDTESGDSMPEIQDGDPDSDY from the exons ATGGCCGGCGCCGTCGGCTTCCTCGCGGACGTGAACGACCACTGGCTTAAGCCACGTCTGCTCCGAGTGGTGGTTGGCGAGCGGATGCCGCAGCCGGGGAGCACCGTCCCTCCGGAGGAGCTTGCCTCCATCCTCGAGGCGGTGCGCACGCACGGCCTCCTCAACGAGGTCCTCCAGGACCCGTCGGACCAAAAGCTCGCCGAGGCGTGGCGCGCCACGGTCGACGCCTGGCTCGAGCGCGTCGGCGAGCTCGTGGAGAGCGACTCA CCATATAGTTGTTGGTTGGGAACTTGTTTTCTTGGCGTGACTTTCCAAGAGTGCAGCAGTGAGCGCTTTGCTGAATCATACTCTGATTGGTTTGAGAAGATTCTGAGGAACTTGCAG CAAGGACCGTCTAGCTTGCAACTTGTTACTGTGGTCTCTTGTACTTCCATGTCTGATCTATTTGCGAG ATTGGCGAAATTTTTGAACTTAAAGAAAGAGGCATCATCCTTTGCTGGAAGAGTTGTTGAACCATTGCTGCTGCTTTTAAATGAAAATGGTCCAGTGGCA GATGAAGCGATTGATTTGCTAAGGACAGTTATTAAATTGTATCCCTCATCTGTAAATCGACACTACAATAAA GTTGAATCCACCATTGCAGCAAAGATTATGAGTACAGAAGTCAATGTAAAATTATCAAAG AAATTCGCGAGAGTCTTAGCAATGCTACCTTCTGTCCGAGTATCTGAGGGCACTTGGTCATTGATGATTCAGAAAGTACTGATTGGTATAAACAATCTTCTGAACGATGCTTTTGTTGGGCTGGAAGAAG AAAAGAAAGGGCGTGAGATTATGATGCTTCTAGTTCCACCTGGTAATGATCCTCCACCAGTGTTGGGAGATCAAGTAAAGTTGGGAGGCAATCTGCATGTGACAAAGAAATTTGGTGTCTTCACTGTTCCTACCATTTCAGCCCTTGCCCATTGCTGCTGCATGATGCTGACTAGTTATTACCCGGTTCAG GTCACCGTTCCTGGCCGTGCTTTGATAGCTCTGTCACGGAGAGTGCTCTTAGTTGATGGATCATTGCGCAACAAGTTGTTTCCTTCAACTACTTCCTTGCACCAAGAGCTTATTTGTTTTGAGCTTCCATCATTGCATTCATCTTTCTTGGATTTGCTCCATGCAACTATTAAAGGAATGCGAAG CCAACTTTTACCGCATGCTGCTAATATTGTACGGCTGGTAACTGATTACTTCAAAATCGCGAAGTTACCTACTACGAGGACAAAAGTTTACAGCATTGTTCAGCTGTTGCTGACCTCCATGGGTGTTG GAATGTCTCTCCATTTGTTAGAGGTAATAGTCAGCAATGCAGTTGGTGATCTGGATGATAATTGTGTAAAAGAAATGACTCTATTCAGCACAAATCCATCAAAAGGGACTAGTGAATCTTTGTCAAAAAGTTACTCCAAGAAGAGGAAGCAAGAACCACAAATACAAAATTCACATGCCTCGGGTTTGGAGAAAGCAGCAATCAgcccaaagaaaatgaaaacctCTTCCATGCCAACTTCATCGAAGGGAATGACCCCAGAAACTCCAGGAGATGTTAGAATGTTCACACCACTCTGTGTTAAAATAGCTGCACTAGAAACCTTGGAAATTCTTCTGAATGTG GGGGGTTCATTGAGGACAGATCACTGGAGGGCAAAAGTGGACTTGCTCCTAATTAACATAGCTACAAGTGCTTGCGACTCAGGAGCAGGGTATGAGCCATCAACAACCAAAGTCGGGGAGACAAGCATATCACACTTTCGACTTGCTTCATATAAGGCATTGCTGGCATCTTTTCTTTCATCTCCTCATGCCCGGCCACTTTATTTAGCCCAAGGAACTGAACTCTTCAGAAAAG GGAAGCTAGAGATAGGCACTACGCTTGCAGAGTTTTGTTCGCATGCTTTGCTGGCTTTGGATGTTCTTACACACCCTCGAGCCCTTTCTCTAGAAAAGGCAGGTCCTTTAGTTCCTGGACTCAACCGCAGTGAACCAGAAAAGGCAATTTTTGGTACTGGCACATTTAACTTTTCACCATCCGAAGGGCAGCGCCAGGTTATTGCGGATGAAGATACTTATGATGATTGGTTGCCATCCATCAAGGATAATGAACCGACAGAAAAGTCCACTCTTGTAAAAGAAGTTCCGCAAATTGGTTCACATACAATTGCTGAGGCAGTAGAAGATGTTCCTGCATGCAACAGGAGTGATGCCATTATGGTGGTTGCGACCACAGAAAAAACCTCCGAGCCAGTGACAGTGGATAATCCTTCTAGCTCCAATGCTGTTTCAAATCCAATCTACTCAAGGCCACCTGAAACACAGAAAGCCGCAGCTACCCCCTTTCGAGAGGAAAAGCGTGCTGATCATGTTGATTCTCTTCTTCAGAATAAAAGCTCAGCTGCGGTCAACCTACCATTCCGCAATCTGGCAACCTCAGGTGAAAAACCATCTGACCCAGGTGTTGCTGCTCTGAGCAGCTATAAAGATGTCTCTTCGACCCGCTTCATTCAGCCCATCAAGGCAGACTTGTCTGATACAGAGTCAGGAGACTCGATGCCAGAAATACAAGATGGCGACCCGGATTCTGACTATTGA